A region of the Candidatus Polarisedimenticolaceae bacterium genome:
TCGTTCCTGGAGCCGAAGACTTTGGTCAGGAGGACGTTCAGCATGCTGGCGGAGTATATCAGCCGACCCCGTCCGGTCCGGTGAAGCCGGGGGGGGCGGGAACGGTACGGTGGCACCTGCCGAACAGGAGGCGGTCCGCCATCCGCAGCGTGCCCCGGTCGAGACGCGAGGCCGGCGGGCCGAGCCCCCGCCGGGCGGCGGACCAGAACCGCGCGTGGATCGCGATCGCCCGCCCGTATCCCCGCGCGAGCGTCCCCTCGAGGCCGAGCCACGCCCCGGACCGTCGCAGGGCGACGACCCGCCCCAAGACCTCGGGGACGGCGACGAGCGGGTCGAGCGCCTCGCGACCGTCGCCCCGGAAGACGAGCCCCTCCCGCCGGACGCGGACGCATCGGTGGACCACCGCATCCCCCCCGAGCCGGAAGACGGCGAGGTCTCCCGGCCGGATCCGGCGATCCGCAAGGACGACGAGCACCGCGTCGCCGTCGCTGAGGGTCGGACGCATGCTCCGACCCCGGACCTCGAAGACGGCTCGGCCCGCGCGTTCTCCGAGCAGGGAGATCGCCGCGTCGAGCATGCGATCGGCCGTGGGGGCGGGGGGGTCGCGCCTCATCGCGGGGATAAAAAGGCAACCCCCTCCGGGCCAGCGGGGGGGGCGTCCGTCAGGCCCGGAGGGGGTTCAACACTGACCAGGAGGAGGTCATGTGGCGAGCGTAGGGAAGAGCAATCACGATGCCAGCCTCGAAGGATCGTGTCCTCCACCTTTTTCCGCAGATCCCCCCTCCCGTCGGACGCCACGGTGACGCGCGATCCTGCCGCACGTGCCGGAATGGCGCGAGCCCGCCCGGTCCCCGTCACTCCGACGCCGAGCTCGCCGCTTCGCGCAGCATCGACCGAGCGATCACCAGGCGCTGGATCTGATTCGTCCCCTCGTAGATCTGCGTGATCTTGGCGTCGCGCATGTACTTCTCGATCGGGTAGTCCTTGCAGTACCCGTATCCCCCGAACAGCTGGACGGCGTCCGTCGTGACCCGCATCGCCGTATCGGTCGCCATGAGCTTGCACATGGCCGCGAGCTTGGAGACTCCCTTGGCCCCCGCGTCCGCCGCCCGCGCCGCCGTGTAGACCAGCTGGCGGGCGGCCTCGAGCTGCGTGCCCATGTCCGCGAGCATCCACTGGATGCCCTGGAAGGCCGAGATCGACTGCCCGAACTGGCGGCGCTTGCCGGTGTAGTCGATCGCGAGATCGAGGGCTCCCTGCGCGAGGCCGACCGCCTGCGCCGCGACCCCCGGACGGGCCAGGTCGAGCGTCATCATGGCCCGGCGGAACCCGTTCCCCTCCTCGCCCCCGAGGAGGTTGGCGGCCGGGACGCGGCAGTTCTCGAGGTGGATCTCG
Encoded here:
- a CDS encoding S24/S26 family peptidase; this translates as MRRDPPAPTADRMLDAAISLLGERAGRAVFEVRGRSMRPTLSDGDAVLVVLADRRIRPGDLAVFRLGGDAVVHRCVRVRREGLVFRGDGREALDPLVAVPEVLGRVVALRRSGAWLGLEGTLARGYGRAIAIHARFWSAARRGLGPPASRLDRGTLRMADRLLFGRCHRTVPAPPGFTGPDGVG